The nucleotide sequence CCATGACCAGAAAAAGCATGATGCGTGCCACCGGCAATATTAAAAGCCACTTTTTGGGTAAAAGCATTTAAAGCTCCGTCAATGGTACCTTGAACCAAGGTAAGTTCTCTGTCAATTAATTGTTGGCAATGTACAAAACCTGTTTTTCTACGCTCTTTGTCGGTTAACTGCAAATGCGTGTAGCGGTTTACATAATCGGGGTTGTGTGCCAAATAAATATCTTGTAAAGAAGCCTGTTGGGGTTTAAAAAAACAATCTTCTGTAACAATACCTTCTAGCAACAGCTGTTTGGGTAATAACTGGTATTTTTCCATAGGAAACCGATGATTTTCTGGAACAGGATGATTGTATATAGAATGATATGCTATGGAGAACATTTTGTTTTTTTACAAAGATAAATCGATTTTTTTAGTAGCTTTATCAAATAACATTTTTAAACATGAAAACAAAAAACTATTTTATTTTACTTGTTTGTCTTATAAACTGTTTTACAGCCCAAAGTCAATTATTTCTTATGTATGATGGTTTAAATCCCAATGATAATTATTTTGATTTGCCAAAATATAGATTAGAGTACTATGAAAAAATAAAAGAGAAATTATATGAAGGCTTGGAAGAAGATTTTTATGTAAGAATGTTGGTTCGCCCATCTTTTGATGCCGAATATATTTTTCAAGTTGACAGAGATATTAGAAATTATGAAGCCGAAAGTTTTGTAGTTCGTTTTCAAAAAACAAAATCTAATTTATGGTATGCAGAAGAAAATTACAAAAAAGTAAACGTAAAAAAATACCAAGCTCAAATTAATAAGGAAGATGCAGAATTGCTGACAAAAGCATTTGGGAAGGTGGTTCAAACAACAAGATATGAGCGAAACGACCTTTTAATGTTTGACGGAACAAATTATTTATTGAGTACTTTTGTTTCTGGTATGGGGGAGATAAGCGGAAATGTACAGTCGCCGGACGGTAACGAAATCAAGGAGTTGATCGATGTTGTAGAAAATTTAATAAATCAAACAAAATCAAAAAGAAACATTAAACTTTCTGAAGAAGCTAAAAATACACTTACGAACATTATTAAGCAAACAGAAAAAAATCCAACTTCGGCAGATTACGAATTAATGAGCAGAATAGTTAAGGTTATTGAAAATAACAAAGAAAGTTACTGTTCAAAATTAACTGAAAGTAATCGACTTCATGTAGAAGATGCTTTGCAAGTAATACAAGATCCAAAGCAGTTTGCTTATTACAATTTTGACAAATCTACCTTGAAAAATTTTATTAAAGAGATAGAAGACGACTTTATTGAATTTAATACTTTTGACAAAGATAGTAAGAATGAAATGTTGAAAAATGGACGCGAAATAGAAAATGAAGAAAACATTAAAAACAACATTTTTCAACTTATCTTAAAGGAGTTTGGTTAACTTATAACTCCAACAACTTTATAATGTCACTTGCTTTTTCAATAGCATAAAAATGGTTGTGCACAATTTCATGGTCAATACGTTCGTGTGCCCAAGTGGTGTGAAAAGGTACGTGCACGGCAGTTCCGCCAATGTTTAAAACCGGCAGCACATCAGATTTTAACGAGTTTCCTATCATTAAAAAGTTTTCAGGTTCAATTTCTAAACGTTTCAACAGTTTTTCGTAATCTAATTCTTCTTTTTCAACCATCACTTCAATGTGATGAAAATAAGCGCCTAAACCCGATAAATGCAACTTGCGGTGCTGGTCTTTTAAATCGCCTTTTGTAGCCACAACCAATTTGTACTTTCCGTGTAACTGCTGTAAGGTTTCTTCAATTCCATCTAACAAAACAACCGGTTTGGTTAATAAATCTTTGCCAATTTCAATGATTTTTTCCATTACTTTGGTCGATACCGTGTGGTTTGAAACCTCGTAAGCTGTTTGTATCATTGATAAAACATATCCTTTAATACCATATCCATACAGCGGCAAATTATCAATCTGCGTTTTAAATAATGCCTGCGCCAAACTTTGTTTTGATAAATAATCGTTCATTAAAGCACAAAATTTTTCTTCGGCTTCATCAAAATAAGGTTCGTTAATAAACAGTGTATCATCTGCATCAAAAGCAATGACTTTGAAGGTTGAATTCATAGCTGCAAGTTATAAGATACAAAGATACGAGTTAAAAGAGAATACAGTGAGAACGATTTTATTGCTTTTAAACGGAATTGAATTTTTATCTTTACAACCTTTTTTAGTTTTTTTACGTCTATAATAAATACAAATAACAATGAATATGAAAAAATATTTTATGAATTTATGCCTTTTTGGTATATTGACTTTAGGAACAATTGCTTGTAATTCTGACGATAATGTGCCGGCAGAACAGGTAAATCCTTATGAAAAATTTCAAGGAACGTGGACAGGAACTTTTTCCGGAAATACGGAAGGCGGTACATGGACAGCTACTTTTGACGAAAACGGAAAAGCCATTGGAATACTTTCAACAAATAATTATTCATTTGATTTAACAGGTCAGGTTTCTGAAAACGGTAAAATCACAGCACAATACAAAAATGAAACTACCGAAGTAGGTACAATGACCGGAACAATGACAGCAACCTCTGCATCGGGTACATGGAAAAGTCCGTTGTTAAATATTGAAGGTGTTTGGGAAGGTTCTAAAAACTAAAAAATCAGCTTAAAAGCTGATTTTTTAGTTTTTACTGTGCATCCAAAGCCTGCAAAGCAAAACTGCCTAGCCAATGGCTGCCCATATAATCATCGTTTGATATGTTTGGAAAAGCAGCATTAAAATGTTTTTCGGCAATTGGTCTTAAATGATTTAGTTCTGGCAATACTTTGGCAATTTCAAACAAGCAGGTTGCTCTGCTAAAGTTCAATCCGTCTAAATGTACCAAATGACCGTCGGTTCTGTCAGAAACTTTACCAATTTCCAGATCAAAGTCTTTATTGAACAATTGCGATAAAAATTTCTGTAACCAGATTTTATAATCGGTTTGCGGCAACACTTTACTCATTAACCAAGCTTCTTGCAAACAAGGCGATAAAAAGTCGTGACCGCTTGGTTCGTACGCAATTGGGCAGTTGACATCTTTCGTATATAATTCTTTCGCTTTTGCCGTAATTGCGTCTTTTAATTTGGTGTTGCCAACGGTTTGTGCATATTCTAAACTCAACGCCATACCAAAAGCGGTATTGTCGTGTGTTCCGGTTCTAATCGGGTAATTTAATTTTGGCAGATATTCCAAATATCGTTCAACAAAAACGGTTTCTAACGGCTGCAAGGTTTTGTACCATTGTTGTGCTTTCGGATTGTCTTTCCACGTATATAATTCTTCCTGTAATTTAAAAAACCACGCCCAGCCGTAAGTTCTTTCGAATGTTTTGTTGTGCGGTTGATCGAAAAAAGACTTTTCTACCGATACATTTTCATCTGTAAATACCTTTGTTAGCAACTGATCTATGGTTTTGTCTTGATCTAATTCCGGAAACTGCTTGACTAATTTTACTACCGACCAATAGCCGTGTGCCGATGAATGCCAATCAAAACAGCCATAAAAAATTGGTCGTAATTGTTTTGGCGATTTCAACTCGTCTGATGATTTTAAAACCTGTCCCAATTTATTCGGATATTCAACCTCTAAACAATGCAGCGGCAGTGCAATGATCTTTTTAGCTTCGGCTAATTCTAATTTTAATTTAGGCAGATTTTGTTCTGGTTGAATCGCAGTTTCTTGTGTATCCTTTTTGCAGGAAATTATCAGAAAAACACAAATAAATAATGAAGTAAAAAGTTGTTTCATAAAATCTATATCTAAAATAAAAAAACTCTGACAAAGTTTAGAACTTTGTCAGAGTTTATAAGTTAAACCAAAACGTCTTGAATGTCTTTGTTTTTATCAAACGTTGCTTTTGCAAACGGACACAAAGGTAAAATCTTAATACCGTTTTCACGGGCGTATTCAACCGCAGCTAATACCATTTGTTTGCCAACACCTTTACCGTTAAATTCCGGATTTACTTCGGTATGGTCTATAATAATTTTTTCTTCGCCTGCCTTGCTGTAAGTCATTTCGCCTGCTTTTGCTCCGTTTTCAGTTGCAATAAAAGCACCTTTATTTTCTTCTTTTCTGTGATTGATTTCCATACTAATTTTTGTTTAAGTTCGTAATCTAAAATTATAAAATACTTTGGCAACACACGTTAATTTACATTAATTTTTGTTGTTTGTTTTTTTGAACAATTTGATACGTTATAAACAGAATAATTAACCAAACCGGAATTAAAATCACCGAAACAAACATTCCTGTAATACTCATAATGGCTAAAATAGCTACTAAAAATATCATACAGATATAATTTGATACAGGATATATAAACGATGGAAACTTTGTTTTGATGTTTGCCCGATCTTTTGCTTTACGGAACTTTAAATGTGTAAACGAAATCATTACCCAGTTGATAATCAAGCAAGAAACTACTAACGACATTAATATTTCAAAAGCTTGTTCGGGCACAAATTTATTGATTAAAATACAAATTCCTGCAAAACAGCTCGATACAATAATTGCTCTCGTGGGAACAGCGTTTTTATTCAACTTCAACAGAAATTTAGGTGCATTACCTTGTTCGGCCAAACCAAACAACATACGGCTGTTGCTGTAAACCGACGAGTTGTAAACCGACAATGCTGCCGTTAAAACAATCACATTTAAGGCGTTTGCTATTAGGTTTGTTGCCGAAACATCAGTTCCAAAAAAATTAAAATGCATTCCTTTTAAATTATCAAAAACCGTTACAAACGGACTTGTTTTTGTGGTGATGGTTGCCCAAGGAGAAAGAGAAAACAAGATAATTAAGGCTCCAACATAAAAAATTAAAATTCTATAAATAACCTGATTGGTTGCTTTTGGAATGTTTTTCTCCGGATTTTCGGCTTCGGCAGCGGTAATTCCAATCAATTCTAATCCTCCGAACGAGAACATGATGATTGCCATAACCGACAATAATCCCTGATAACCGCTTTCGGTTTTTTCAAACCAACCTTTCGGAAAAAATCCACCATTATTTGTCAGATTTGATATACTTGCCTGTTCGCCACCCGTACCCGAAATCAATAAATATGTTCCAAAAGCAATCATTGCCAAAATAGCGGCTACTTTAATAATAGAAAACCAAAACTCGGCTTCGCCAAACAGTTTTACCGATCCTAAATTTAATGCAGTAATAGCCAAAAAGAAAAAGGTACTTGATGCCCACAACGGAATTTCGGGCCACCAATATTGTACGTAAATTCCAATAGCAGTCAATTCAGACATAGAAACCAGAATGTATAAAATCCAATAGTTCCAACCCGAAGCATAACCTGCAAACGATCCCCAATATTTATAGGCAAAATGCGAAAACGATCCCGAAACAGGCTCTTCTACCACCATTTCGCCCAACTGGCGCATAATAAAAAAGGCAATGATTCCTGCAAAAGCGTATCCAAAAATAACCGATGGTCCTGCTAAAACGGCTGCCGGTCCAATTCCTAAAAATAAGCCGGTACCAATGGCTCCGCCTAATGCAATTAACTGAATGTGACGATTAGATAAGCCGCGTTTTAACGTATTATCTTGCGTAGAATGTTCCAATATCTTCGTTTTTTGTTGTTGTGCTAAAATAAACGTTTTTTTTGAGAATCAGTAAAAAAGGTTGTCTGGTTCTAAGCAGTGGTAATATTTTACAATGGAAACTGTTATTTTACCAAGTGGTTTAAAAGATATAGCAATATAGTTTTAGAACTTGTAAAATACACTTAAAACATTGATAATTAAAGCGTAATGTTTTAATTATCAATGTTTTCTTGGATCAAAATGCGAAGAAAGGGGTGTTTTTATTCAACCGGCAAATGAATCTTATTTTTGATAAAATTTGGTTCGTTTTTTATAAACGATTTCGACATAATAACTGTGCCAAAAACAATCAATAAAATACAGCTGATTTTCTTTACTTTTAAAATGTTTTTAGGTGTAAGTTTGCTTTGTAATTGTTTGGCTAAAAGTATTTTAAGAATATCGGTGGTTAAATAAGCCAAAATAACGTAGGCGAAGAAATTAATCATTTTGCCGTGATTCATTTCTAATTGCGGACCAATGGTAATGATAATGGTCAGCCAGAAACCCAAAACCCCTACGTTGATAAAATTCAACAAAAATCCTTTGGCAAATAACGAAAAGTAGTTGTTTTTATAAGATGTAGCTTCTACGTGAATTTCGGCTTTATGCAGTTTTTGCAATCTGATAAACGAAATTATTCCGTAGGTAATCATAATCATTCCGCCAAAAAGAAAAAGTGCCGGATCATCTTTAATTCTGTTTATCAACTGAAAGCTACTGAAATAAGCTATTAAAATAAAACAGATGTCTGCTAAAATTACGCCTGTATCAAAAGTTATGGCGGCTTTAAATCCTTTGGTAATGCTGGTTTCTATCAATATAAAAAAGACAGGTCCAATCATGAAACTGAGAAAAAAACCAAGTAATATTCCTGTTAAAAATAAATCCATTTGTAAAAAAATGCCAATTTTACATTGGCATCTTGTTGGTGTGTTTACAAATTTACAAATAAATTATTTAACATATTCTATACTGCCGCCAATTGTTACTTTTTCTTTAACATCTTT is from Flavobacterium dauae and encodes:
- a CDS encoding HAD family hydrolase, translating into MNSTFKVIAFDADDTLFINEPYFDEAEEKFCALMNDYLSKQSLAQALFKTQIDNLPLYGYGIKGYVLSMIQTAYEVSNHTVSTKVMEKIIEIGKDLLTKPVVLLDGIEETLQQLHGKYKLVVATKGDLKDQHRKLHLSGLGAYFHHIEVMVEKEELDYEKLLKRLEIEPENFLMIGNSLKSDVLPVLNIGGTAVHVPFHTTWAHERIDHEIVHNHFYAIEKASDIIKLLEL
- a CDS encoding DUF2891 domain-containing protein, translating into MKQLFTSLFICVFLIISCKKDTQETAIQPEQNLPKLKLELAEAKKIIALPLHCLEVEYPNKLGQVLKSSDELKSPKQLRPIFYGCFDWHSSAHGYWSVVKLVKQFPELDQDKTIDQLLTKVFTDENVSVEKSFFDQPHNKTFERTYGWAWFFKLQEELYTWKDNPKAQQWYKTLQPLETVFVERYLEYLPKLNYPIRTGTHDNTAFGMALSLEYAQTVGNTKLKDAITAKAKELYTKDVNCPIAYEPSGHDFLSPCLQEAWLMSKVLPQTDYKIWLQKFLSQLFNKDFDLEIGKVSDRTDGHLVHLDGLNFSRATCLFEIAKVLPELNHLRPIAEKHFNAAFPNISNDDYMGSHWLGSFALQALDAQ
- a CDS encoding GNAT family N-acetyltransferase, coding for MEINHRKEENKGAFIATENGAKAGEMTYSKAGEEKIIIDHTEVNPEFNGKGVGKQMVLAAVEYARENGIKILPLCPFAKATFDKNKDIQDVLV
- a CDS encoding amino acid permease — translated: MEHSTQDNTLKRGLSNRHIQLIALGGAIGTGLFLGIGPAAVLAGPSVIFGYAFAGIIAFFIMRQLGEMVVEEPVSGSFSHFAYKYWGSFAGYASGWNYWILYILVSMSELTAIGIYVQYWWPEIPLWASSTFFFLAITALNLGSVKLFGEAEFWFSIIKVAAILAMIAFGTYLLISGTGGEQASISNLTNNGGFFPKGWFEKTESGYQGLLSVMAIIMFSFGGLELIGITAAEAENPEKNIPKATNQVIYRILIFYVGALIILFSLSPWATITTKTSPFVTVFDNLKGMHFNFFGTDVSATNLIANALNVIVLTAALSVYNSSVYSNSRMLFGLAEQGNAPKFLLKLNKNAVPTRAIIVSSCFAGICILINKFVPEQAFEILMSLVVSCLIINWVMISFTHLKFRKAKDRANIKTKFPSFIYPVSNYICMIFLVAILAIMSITGMFVSVILIPVWLIILFITYQIVQKNKQQKLM
- a CDS encoding LysE family translocator; translation: MDLFLTGILLGFFLSFMIGPVFFILIETSITKGFKAAITFDTGVILADICFILIAYFSSFQLINRIKDDPALFLFGGMIMITYGIISFIRLQKLHKAEIHVEATSYKNNYFSLFAKGFLLNFINVGVLGFWLTIIITIGPQLEMNHGKMINFFAYVILAYLTTDILKILLAKQLQSKLTPKNILKVKKISCILLIVFGTVIMSKSFIKNEPNFIKNKIHLPVE